In the Alkaliphilus oremlandii OhILAs genome, one interval contains:
- a CDS encoding OmpA/MotB family protein — MARKKQQEDQPAGAPLWMTTYSDMVTLLLCFFVLLFAFSTVETQKFDQLMQSLQNAIGVSSSGILDGGNTLFPNDFIDQSLMGDLTAGQRNELENFRELQETLESYLQEYDLETEVLVSQESRGLMLRFQDNVLFDPGKAELKPRSKEILQDIAEFLRSPELKDKDIRVEGHTDTVKVNPTSIYPTNWELSTGRASNVVRYFIEEIDMDPERFSIAGYGEYQPIAPNDTVENKSKNRRVDIVILRSEYIVPKSQ, encoded by the coding sequence GTGGCAAGAAAAAAACAACAGGAAGATCAACCAGCAGGTGCACCCTTATGGATGACGACTTACTCTGATATGGTTACCTTGCTTTTATGTTTTTTCGTTTTACTATTCGCATTTTCTACAGTGGAAACTCAAAAATTTGATCAATTGATGCAGTCTCTCCAAAATGCAATTGGTGTAAGTTCATCCGGTATTTTAGATGGTGGGAATACCTTATTTCCCAATGACTTTATCGATCAGTCCTTAATGGGCGATTTAACAGCTGGCCAAAGAAATGAATTGGAAAATTTTAGAGAACTACAAGAAACTTTAGAATCTTACTTACAGGAATACGATTTGGAAACAGAGGTATTAGTTTCTCAAGAAAGCAGAGGATTGATGTTACGCTTCCAAGACAATGTACTTTTTGATCCTGGTAAAGCTGAATTGAAGCCAAGATCCAAAGAAATTCTACAGGATATTGCTGAGTTCTTAAGAAGTCCAGAACTAAAAGACAAAGATATACGTGTTGAAGGTCATACTGATACGGTTAAAGTAAATCCCACTTCTATTTACCCAACGAACTGGGAGCTATCTACTGGACGTGCATCGAATGTTGTTCGATATTTCATTGAAGAAATAGATATGGACCCAGAACGTTTTTCAATAGCAGGATATGGAGAGTATCAACCTATTGCACCGAATGATACTGTGGAAAATAAGTCTAAAAATAGAAGAGTTGATATTGTAATATTGAGATCGGAATATATCGTTCCTAAGTCTCAATAA
- a CDS encoding motility protein A: MDLATILGIFIGMFFVIQGITQEGSIWNFIDMSSIYITFGGMIAATLVGFPLQNVLAAFKIGGKAFFNKADDPKAIIAQINTLANIARKEGLLALEEASGQIDEPFLKKGAMLIVDGTDPELVRNLLETELSFIEERHRNGQAIFEALGANAPAFGMVGTLIGLVNMLKKLDDPSAIGPSMAVALITTFYGSLFANLIFLPMATKLKLKSREEILRKEIMVEGLLSIQAGENPRIIEEKLKAFLPPKERENYNSKQEGVSA, encoded by the coding sequence ATGGATTTAGCAACCATACTAGGTATATTTATCGGAATGTTTTTCGTCATTCAAGGGATCACGCAGGAAGGTTCTATTTGGAACTTTATAGATATGTCATCTATCTATATTACATTCGGCGGAATGATTGCAGCTACTTTAGTAGGATTCCCTCTTCAAAATGTATTAGCAGCTTTTAAAATTGGCGGCAAAGCTTTTTTTAATAAAGCAGATGACCCAAAAGCAATAATTGCACAAATCAACACTTTAGCCAATATCGCCAGAAAAGAAGGCTTGCTAGCTCTAGAAGAAGCTTCAGGACAAATTGATGAACCTTTCTTAAAGAAAGGCGCCATGCTCATAGTAGATGGAACGGATCCTGAACTTGTAAGAAACCTTTTAGAAACAGAATTATCTTTTATTGAAGAGCGGCATCGGAATGGACAAGCAATTTTTGAAGCTTTAGGAGCCAATGCACCTGCTTTCGGTATGGTTGGTACATTGATTGGACTTGTAAACATGTTAAAAAAATTAGACGATCCAAGTGCCATCGGTCCAAGTATGGCTGTCGCCCTAATTACAACTTTTTATGGCTCCTTATTTGCAAACTTAATCTTCCTCCCTATGGCTACTAAATTAAAACTAAAAAGTAGAGAGGAAATTCTAAGAAAAGAAATTATGGTGGAAGGCTTGCTTTCCATTCAAGCTGGAGAAAATCCAAGAATCATTGAAGAAAAACTGAAAGCCTTCTTACCACCAAAAGAGCGTGAAAATTATAACTCTAAACAGGAAGGTGTGAGTGCGTAG
- a CDS encoding flagellar FlbD family protein, translating into MDEMIYLTRMNKTEFILNIDLIEIIEETPDTVITLTNGHKMIVIESADEIINRVIQYKRKVFIHDIDIKNR; encoded by the coding sequence ATGGATGAGATGATTTATTTAACGAGGATGAATAAAACGGAATTTATTTTAAATATTGACTTGATAGAAATTATAGAGGAAACACCGGACACTGTTATAACCCTTACCAATGGTCATAAAATGATTGTTATAGAAAGTGCCGATGAAATAATAAATAGAGTTATTCAGTATAAAAGAAAAGTATTTATTCATGATATAGATATAAAAAATAGATAA